The Triticum dicoccoides isolate Atlit2015 ecotype Zavitan chromosome 6A, WEW_v2.0, whole genome shotgun sequence genome has a window encoding:
- the LOC119319264 gene encoding uncharacterized protein LOC119319264, which produces MLRLRSCCIVARLISPPSASSIPPLHRLLSTTVPVPANPGFAVEEYLVDTCGLTRAQALKASAKLSHLKSPAKPDAGLGLSGADVAALVARDPKFLCAGVETTLSPIVVELTGLGLSPCDIARLLTLAANTHLRNKSVVSKVDYYLRLFGSFEEFLRAFKRNHHLLSCSLERVVKRNVGLLQECTLGACDIGKLAVSVPRMLTANVEQIREMVACAERIGVPRCSGMFRHALRSVAFLGEEKIASRTDYLKKTFRWSDAEVGIAVSKGPFVLVSVKGHAEAQV; this is translated from the coding sequence ATGCTCCGCCTCCGCAGCTGCTGCATCGTCGCCCGACTCATCTCTCCCCCCTCCGCGTCTTCCATCCctcctctccaccgcctcctctccACCACGGTCCCGGTTCCGGCAAACCCTGGCTTCGCCGTGGAGGAGTACCTGGTCGACACCTGCGGCCTCACCCGAGCACAAGCGCTCAAGGCCTCCGCAAAGCTCTCCCACCTCAAGTCCCCCGCCAAGCCCGACGCCGGCCtcggcctctccggcgccgacgTCGCCGCCCTCGTCGCGCGGGATCCCAAGTTCCTCTGCGCCGGCGTGGAGACGACCCTGTCCCCCATCGTCGTCGAGCTCACGGGCCTCGGGCTGTCCCCTTGTGACATCGCCCGGCTCCTCACGCTCGCTGCCAACACCCACCTCCGCAACAAATCCGTCGTCTCCAAGGTGGACTACTACCTGCGCCTCTTCGGCTCCTTTGAGGAATTCCTCCGGGCGTTCAAACGTAACCATCATCTCCTCTCGTGCAGCCTCGAGAGGGTGGTCAAGCGGAACGTCGGGTTACTGCAGGAGTGCACGCTAGGTGCTTGTGATATTGGCAAGCTAGCCGTGTCTGTGCCAAGGATGCTCACCGCCAACGTGGAGCAAATCCGGGAGATGGTGGCCTGCGCCGAACGTATAGGTGTGCCCCGTTGCTCTGGGATGTTCAGGCATGCTCTGCGCTCTGTTGCATTCCTCGGCGAGGAGAAGATCGCCTCCAGAACGGACTACTTGAAGAAGACGTTTAGGTGGTCGGATGCCGAGGTTGGGATTGCTGTGTCAAAGGGTCCATTTGTGCTCGTGTCAGTCAAAGGACACGCTGAAGCGCAGGTCTGA